One segment of Cryptomeria japonica unplaced genomic scaffold, Sugi_1.0 HiC_scaffold_282, whole genome shotgun sequence DNA contains the following:
- the LOC131056127 gene encoding paired amphipathic helix protein Sin3-like 4, giving the protein MKRAAEKERSEIRGPKRCRFAEGYEEMPLPTEIDAQSYLISVKEHFKDDMGKFAEFIQILDDFRSKTCDAIKVIARLKQLVKSHELLLGFNKFLPKGFEILLPSEDFLRDGHKDQHHKSRAMLGSNALPASNNEKITYKPKSEMDLSHLEQCTPRYRLIPQNFLKPVASCSTDLDAEVLNDICVSVASGTEDYRRKRQFNTYEQAILNCEDDRFELDMLIKNLEAAIERVHELLEKQHAHFRIEDHLTAMNLRCIELIYGNCGLRIIDLLLEKPDRCLPVIVKRLQQKHDEWVDCRTRFNKGWADVYTKYYQRSLDHHSSRFNQRDAKCLSHLENIMEDCCI; this is encoded by the exons ATGAAGAGAGCAGCGGAGAAGGAAAGATCAGAGATTCGGGGACCAAAACG TTGTAGGTTCGCCGAAGGTTATGAAGAGATGCCTTTGCCAACAGAGATAGACGCACAATCATATCTGATTTCAGTAAAAGAGCATTTCAAAGATGATATGGGAAAATTTGCAGAGTTTATTCAAATCCTCGATGATTTTAGGTCAAAGAC ATGTGATGCGATCAAGGTTATTGCCAGATTGAAACAGCTCGTTAAGAGCCATGAACTTCTTTTAGGTTTCAATAAATTTCTCCCAAAAGGCTTCGAAATCTTGCTCCCTTCCGAAGATTTTCTACGAGACGGACACAAGGATCAACATCACAAATCAAGGGCTATGTTGGGTAGCAATGCTTTGCCAGCTTCAAACAATGAGAAAATCACATACAAACCCAAATCAGAGATGGACCTTTCTCATTTGGAACAGTGTACTCCTAGATACCGTTTGATACCACAGAAT TTCCTGAAACCCGTTGCCAGCTGTTCAACTGATCTTGACGCAGAGGTATTGAATGATATTTGTGTATCAGTAGCATCTGGTACAGAGGATTACCGAAGAAAAAGGCAATTTAACACTTATGAGCAGGCTATTCTCAATTGTGAGGATGACAG aTTTGAGTTGGACATGCtcataaaaaatttagaagctGCAATTGAGCGTGTACATGAGTTACTGGAAAAGCAACATGCTCATTTCAGAATTGAAGACCACCTGACAG CTATGAATTTAAGGTGCATTGAGCTCATTTATGGAAATTGCGGGCTTCGTATAATAGATCTGCTGCTTGAAAAGCCAGATCGTTGTTTACCAGTAATTGTAAAACGTCTTCAACAGAAGCACGACGAATGGGTCGATTGTCGGACCAGATTCAACAAAGGCTGGGCAGATGTTTATACAAAGTACTATCAGAGATCTCTTGACCACCATAGCTCCCGCTTTAACCAAAGAGATGCAAAATGTTTGAGCCACTTGGAAAATATTATGGAGGATTGTTGTATATGA